The nucleotide sequence AAATCAGAGGCAAGCATATTGCGCCACATACTTTTGAACTCGCATCCATGTGGGCGGTCCTGACCCGATTAGAAGATCCGAAGAAGGCGCAGCTCACATTAATGCAAAAATTAAAGCTGTACGACGGCAAAAGTCTGCCCGGATTTACTGAAGATAATATTAAGGAATTGCGTCTGGAGACAGTACGAGAAGGGATGGAAGGCATTTCGCCGAGGTACATTCAGGATAAAATTTCAAATGCGTTAGTATCCGATGAAGGAGGAACTTGCGTGAATCCGTTCATGGTTTTGAATGAACTGGAAGAAGGTCTGCGGCACCACTCGTTGGTTACCCGTGAGGATCAAAGGAAGCGTTATAGAGAGTTATTGAGCGATGTCAAAGAGGAATATGAGGATATCGTTAAAACTGAAGTTCAGAGAGCGATTGCCGCCGATGAGGAAGCTTTGGTTCGATTGTGCGGCAACTACATCGATCACCTGAAAGCATATACCCAGAAAGAGAAAGTGAGAAACAAATACACTGGAGCGGATGAAGAGCCGGATGAACGGTTGATGCGCTCGATTGAGCAGAAGATTGACATCCCCGAAAGCCGCAAAGATGATTTCCGCCGTGAGATCATGAATTATATCGGGGCTTTGGCGCTTGAAGGTAAGACGTTCGATTACCGATCAAATGAAAGACTGCAAAAGGCACTCGAGCTCAAACTTTTTGAAGATCAGAAAGATTCGATTAAACTGAGTACTTTGATTTCGAGTGTAGTAGACAAAGAGACCCAGGAAAAAATCGACGTGGTTAAATCACGGATGATTAAATATTACGGTTACTGCGATGTCTGTGCGACCGACGTGCTGAATTTCGTGGCCAGTATTTTCGCCCGCGGCGACATTAAAGAATCTTTGCAATAAGTTATTCCGATGGTCAAAAAAATAGACAAAGATCAGGCACGATTCCGCCAGATCATTCGTGGAAAAGTAAAGAAAAATCTGCGAAAATATATTACCCAGGGCGAGCTGATTGGGAAAAAGGGTAAAGAGCTGGTAAGCATCCCGGTTCCCCAGATCCGTCTGCCGCATTTTCGTTACAGCATCAAGAAAGCCGGTGGCGTCGGGCAAGGAAAAGGTGAAATTGGCACCCCAATTGGCCGTGGCGACGATGGCCAAATTCCCGGCGCCGGTGACGCGCCCGGGCAGCACATTCTGGAGGTCGATGTTTCGCTGGAAGAACTCGCTGAAATGTTGGCGGAAGAATTGGAACTGCCAAATATTGAAGCGAAGGGCAAAAAGAACATTACTTCTGACAAGGATAAATATACCGGAATCAGCCAGGTCGGCCCGGAATCCCTGCGTCACTTCAAAAGAACTTACAAACAAGCCCTAAAGCGGCAATTGATTTCGGGTACTTACAACCCGCTTGATCCTGTGATAATTCCGGTGCGCGAAGATAAAAGATATCGGTCGTGGAAAGTAACATCAAAGCCGGAAAGCAATGCTGTTATCATCTACATGATGGATGTCTCCGGTTCGATGGGCGACGAACAGAAGGAAATCGTCCGGATTGAATCATTCTGGATAGATACCTGGCTGAATTATCAGTATAAAAATATCGAGACCCGGTATATTA is from candidate division KSB1 bacterium and encodes:
- a CDS encoding serine protein kinase, producing the protein ETYSRIDEGALYSYEWFWPEGKELISQLFGLTDSMSCPMHEDPLKILPKPLRYKYIEKLNEKLPAKNHIFVPGNLNPASRYVYRQLEKYYKGNLEKILTHVRVKRIVISEKDRVGIGTFQPKDEKNQDSTELTGDINYRKIALYGSDSDPRAFNFDGELNIANRGLVEFIEVLKLDVAFLYDLLGASQEHKIKPKKFAQTDIDEVIIGHTNEPEYKKLQSNEFMEALRDRTVKIDVPYITKLSNEIKIYEKDYDKEKIRGKHIAPHTFELASMWAVLTRLEDPKKAQLTLMQKLKLYDGKSLPGFTEDNIKELRLETVREGMEGISPRYIQDKISNALVSDEGGTCVNPFMVLNELEEGLRHHSLVTREDQRKRYRELLSDVKEEYEDIVKTEVQRAIAADEEALVRLCGNYIDHLKAYTQKEKVRNKYTGADEEPDERLMRSIEQKIDIPESRKDDFRREIMNYIGALALEGKTFDYRSNERLQKALELKLFEDQKDSIKLSTLISSVVDKETQEKIDVVKSRMIKYYGYCDVCATDVLNFVASIFARGDIKESLQ
- a CDS encoding DUF444 family protein yields the protein MVKKIDKDQARFRQIIRGKVKKNLRKYITQGELIGKKGKELVSIPVPQIRLPHFRYSIKKAGGVGQGKGEIGTPIGRGDDGQIPGAGDAPGQHILEVDVSLEELAEMLAEELELPNIEAKGKKNITSDKDKYTGISQVGPESLRHFKRTYKQALKRQLISGTYNPLDPVIIPVREDKRYRSWKVTSKPESNAVIIYMMDVSGSMGDEQKEIVRIESFWIDTWLNYQYKNIETRYIIHDAVAREVDKETFYHTRESGGTIISSAYKTADKMINEFYNPNEWNIYLFHFSDGDNWGEIDTDECVMLLKENLLPKINLFCYGQVESPYGSGQFIRDLEDFLLDEENIVLSEIPDKDGIYDSIKEFLGKGR